In Alteromonas macleodii, the sequence TGTTTTGGTGCAGAATCTTGCTGTTGAGTGTATCGGCTAGACTGAGAAGGCGCGCTTTGACAACCAGCTAACAAGATGGCGGTAAATACAGCCGCGCCGCAACGCATAAAGTGTTTACGCGCAAATGCGTTTGGTAAGCTTGCTTGAAATGCGCTTACATTAACTAAATCAAGTACCGAGAAAAGGCGTTGAAACATACAAGTTATCTAGACATTAAACGTTTTTGAGTGGCAATGGCCATAAGAATGCCAAAACCTGCCATCAAAGTCACCATAGATGTTCCACCAAAACTCACTAAGGGTAAGGGGACGCCTACCACTGGGAGTAATCCTGAAACCATGCCCATGTTGACAAATACATAAACGAAAAAGGTAAGCGTGATACTACCGCCGAGTAGTTTCGCATAAGCATCTTGTGCGCGACTTGAGATAATCAGTCCGCGCATAATGATAAAAATATAAATTGCCATTAAGCACATGACACCCGTAAGACCAAATTCTTCGCTAAATACAGAAAAAATAAAGTCGGTATGGCGTTCTGGCAAAAACTCTAACTGAGATTGGGTACCCTGTAGCCAGCCTTTACCGTCAACCCCGCCTGAACCAATGGCAATTTTAGATTGAATAATGTGGTAGCCAGAACCGAGAGGGTCACTTTCTGGGTTCAAGAAGGTAAGAACTCGTTGTTTCTGATAATCTTTCATTAAGAAAAACCACATAACAGGCGTAAAGGCACCAATAAGACCGCCGACGATAGAAATAAGTCGCCAACTCATTCCGGCCAGAAATATGGCAAAAATCCCCGAGCTTGCTATCAGCAGTGAAGTTCCTAAATCGGGTTGCTTAGCAATCAGGATGGTGGGCACAACCACCAGGCCAAAACCAACAATGATATGCGTGGTGCGTGGCGGCATGGTGAATTTACTGATATACCACGCTACCATCATAGGTACGGCAAGCTTCATTAATTCAGAAGGCTGAAAACGAATAAAGCCTAGATCGAGCCAGCGCTGTGCGCCCTTACCCATGTCGCCAAACAGCAGTACGGCTATAAGCATTAATAGGCCAGCAGCATAGGCATAGGTTGAGAAAAACCTAAACACGCCTAAAGGGGCTTGGGCTAGAGCGAACATGACGATAAAACTAAATCCCAGCCTAATAAACTGGCGCTCCATTTGCTCTA encodes:
- the rodA gene encoding rod shape-determining protein RodA; this encodes MKRTTINPNKISFLQRIHIDGWLLVGLLVLSCVGLFTLYSASGQDIEQMERQFIRLGFSFIVMFALAQAPLGVFRFFSTYAYAAGLLMLIAVLLFGDMGKGAQRWLDLGFIRFQPSELMKLAVPMMVAWYISKFTMPPRTTHIIVGFGLVVVPTILIAKQPDLGTSLLIASSGIFAIFLAGMSWRLISIVGGLIGAFTPVMWFFLMKDYQKQRVLTFLNPESDPLGSGYHIIQSKIAIGSGGVDGKGWLQGTQSQLEFLPERHTDFIFSVFSEEFGLTGVMCLMAIYIFIIMRGLIISSRAQDAYAKLLGGSITLTFFVYVFVNMGMVSGLLPVVGVPLPLVSFGGTSMVTLMAGFGILMAIATQKRLMSR